One window of Camelina sativa cultivar DH55 chromosome 4, Cs, whole genome shotgun sequence genomic DNA carries:
- the LOC104784067 gene encoding uncharacterized protein LOC104784067: MVLQMIRRWMLGDDDGDDDDEFGLIDSLTAERLSHRTDRGAGWRHVQQLMHGSDTQCYDILRMNQRTFEALCKMLTTRYGLQESENVYIEESVAMFLEVVGQDKTIRDIAARYQRSLDTVKRKVDDVLSALIKFAADTLKPQEGEFTRVNPVLRNDDRYWPFFKDCVGALDGTHIPVRPPSRSAEAYKGRKQEPTINVLAICNFDMKFIYAYVGVPGRAHDTKVLTHCARYEPFFPHPPSGKYYLVDSGYPTRRGYLGPHRGLRYHLGQFARGGPPVSARELFNRKHSGLRSVIERTFGVWKAKWRILDPADATAATTACDNETNSTIVFALTSN, from the coding sequence ATGGTTTTGCAGATGATTAGAAGATGGATGttaggtgatgatgatggtgatgatgatgatgaatttggtTTGATTGATTCACTTACTGCAGAGAGATTAAGTCATAGAACAGATCGAGGAGCAGGATGGCGTCATGTCCAACAACTTATGCATGGATCAGATACACAATGTTATGACATTCTCCGAATGAACCAAAGAACTTTTGAGGCTTTATGTAAGATGCTAACTACACGATATGGATTACAAGAGTCTGAAAATGTCTACATTGAGGAATCTGTTGCCATGTTTCTTGAGGTCGTTGGTCAGGATAAAACTATCCGAGATATAGCTGCAAGATATCAGCGGTCATTGGATACAGTGAAAAGGAAGGTTGATGATGTTTTGAGTGCTCTCATCAAGTTTGCAGCAGATACACTAAAGCCACAAGAAGGTGAATTTACAAGAGTAAACCCTGTTTTGAGGAATGATGATCGATATTGGCCATTTTTTAAAGATTGTGTTGGAGCACTTGATGGAACTCATATCCCGGTTCGCCCTCCAAGTCGATCTGCAGAAGCATATAAAGGTAGAAAGCAAGAACCAACAATAAATGTTCTTGCTATATGTAACTTTGATATGAAGTTCATATACGCATATGTCGGTGTACCTGGTAGAGCACATGATACAAAGGTCTTGACTCATTGTGCGAGGTATGAACCTTTTTTCCCACATCCGCCTAGTGGGAAGTATTATCTTGTTGACTCTGGGTATCCCACAAGGAGAGGGTATCTTGGTCCACATCGTGGTTTGCGATATCATCTTGGTCAATTTGCTAGAGGAGGACCACCAGTAAGTGCAAGAGAATTGTTCAACAGAAAGCATTCAGGTCTGCGATCTGTGATTGAGAGGACATTTGGAGTGTGGAAAGCAAAATGGAGGATTTTGGATC
- the LOC104784068 gene encoding uncharacterized protein LOC104784068 produces MSKEIWTDEETRLFFKLYADERKNGNRTSAGMNQTGKDNIMMKFEETFKRGYKKWNPFKNKYDSCKKKYTTFRTLTHNRPEVRFDDMGRLDMPDDWWKQRIEEWPASRKYRSKLVANMDMYENEFRLVVVTGAEGWSAQTGEASLNSTVDGDEDDEVDSVDIDMSVPRVETQNQTQTQTQTQVGSSRAKKRCREKDMAIEAVVKRTEALEKKNRIAEQMLEREHASSVESVVETLNGLPGIRMWSSFYKAAVQHLLADEATRRGFIAYTSAEDKINFLELMTRRNLDDL; encoded by the exons atgtCTAAAGAA ATTTGGACCGATGAGGAAACTCGGTTATTCTTTAAACTTTATGCGGATGagagaaaaaatggaaatagaACAAGTGCAGGAATGAATCAAACGGGGAAAGATAACATCATGATGAAGTTCGAAGAGACATTTAAGAGGGGATATAAGAAATGGAACCCTTTTAAGAATAAGTATGATTCATGTAAGAAAAAATACACTACCTTTAGAACGTTAACTCATAATAGGCCTGAGGTTCGGTTTGATGATATGGGAAGGTTGGATATGCCAGATGATTGGTGGAAGCAACGCATAGAG GAATGGCCTGCATCAAGAAAATATAGAAGCAAACTGGTTGCTAATATGGATATGTATGAAAACGAATTCCGTTTGGTAGTAGTAACTGGAGCTGAAGGATGGAGCGCTCAAACTGGAGAAGCTAGTTTAAATTCTACAGTggatggagatgaagatgatgaagttgattCTGTTGACATAGATATGTCAGTGCCAAGGGTAGAGACAcagaatcaaacacaaacccaGACACAGACTCAAGTTGGAAGTTCAAGAGCAAAAAAAAGGTGTAGGGAGAAAGATATGGCTATTGAAGCAGTTGTAAAACGGACTGAAGctcttgagaagaagaatagaaTAGCAGAACAGATGTTGGAGCGTGAGCATGCATCTAGTGTTGAGAGTGTAGTAGAGACACTCAATGGATTGCCTGGAATTAGGATGTGGTCTTCATTTTACAAAGCAGCAGTTCAACATCTTCTAGCAGATGAAGCAACCAGGCGGGGTTTTATAGCCTATACTAGTGCTGAAGATAAGATCAATTTTTTGGAGCTTATGACTAGAAGGAACCTAGATGATTTGTAG
- the LOC104781332 gene encoding glutathione reductase, chloroplastic, producing MVSTPKLTSTISSSPSLQILCRKLPIAIHHLPSSTFLSLPKTLTSLYSLRPRVAVLSNHRYYHHSRRFSVRSSSDNGADSDRHYDFDLFTIGAGSGGVRASRFATSFGASAAVCELPFSTISSDTAGGVGGTCVLRGCVPKKLLVYASKYSHEFEDSHGFGWKYDTEPTHDWSTLIANKNAELQRLTGIYKNILSKANVKLVEGRGKVIDPHTVDVDGKIYTTRNILIAVGGRPFIPDIPGKEFAIDSDAALDLPSKPKKIAIVGGGYIALEFAGIFNGLNSEVHVFIRQKKVLRGFDEDVRDFVGEQMSLRGIEFHTEESPEAIIKSGDGSLSLKTSKGTVEGFSHVMFATGRKPNTKNLGLENVGVKMAKNGAIEVDEYSQTSVPSIWAVGDVTDRINLTPVALMEGGALAKTLFQNEPTKPDYRAVPCAVFSQPPIGTVGLTEEQAIEQYGDVDVYTSNFRPLKATLSGLPDRVFMKLIVCANTNKVVGVHMCGEDSPEIIQGFGVAVKAGLTKADFDATVGVHPTASEEFVTMRTPTRKIRKDSPEGKASPEAKAAAGV from the exons atggtttCGACTCCGAAGCTAACAAGTACAATCTCATCTTCACCATCACTTCAAATCCTCTGCAGAAAACTCCCGATCGCTATCCATCATCTACCATCATCTACCTTTCTCTCGctccctaaaaccctaacctCTCTCTATTCCCTTCGTCCCCGTGTCGCCGTACTCTCAAACCACCGGTATTACCACCACTCTCGCCGGTTCTCTGTTCGTTCCAGTTCCGACAATGGAGCTGACTCCGACCGCCACTACGATTTTGATCTCTTCACTATCGGTGCCGGAAGCGGCGGCGTCCGCGCCTCTCGCTTCGCCACTAGCTTCGGTGCTTCCGCCGCCGTTTGCGAGCTTCCTTTCTCCACCATCTCTTCTGATACAGCTGGTGGCGTCGGTGGAAC GTGTGTGCTGAGAGGATGTGTTCCAAAGAAGTTACTTGTGTATGCATCCAAATACAGTCACGAGTTTGAAGACAGTCATGGATTTGGTTGGAAGTATGATACTGAGCCTACTCATGACTGGAGTACATTGATTGCTAACAAGAATGCTGAGTTGCAGCGGTTGACTGGTATTTATAAGAATATACTGAGCAAAGCTAATGTCAAGTTGGTTGAAGGTCGTGGGAAG GTTATAGACCCACACACTGTTGATGTAGATGGGAAAATCTATACTACGAGGAATATTCTGATTGCAGTTGGTGGACGTCCTTTCATTCCTGACATTCCAGGAAAAGAGTTTGCTATTGATTCCGATGCTGCGCTTGATTTGCCTTCAAAGCCTAAGAAAATTGCAATAGTTGGTGGTGGCTACATAGCCCTGGAGTTTGCGGGTATCTTTAATGGTCTTAACAGTGAAGTTCATGTATTTATAAGGCAAAAGAAGGTGCTGAGGGGTTTTGATGAAGAC GTCAGGGATTTTGTTGGAGAGCAGATGTCTTTGAGAGGCATTGAGTTTCACACTGAAGAATCCCCTGAAGCCATCATCAAATCTGGTGATGGCTCGTTGTCTCTGAAGACCAGCAAGGGTACTGTTGAGGGCTTTTCACATGTAATGTTTGCAACTGGTCGCAAGCCCAACACAAAG AACTTAGGGTTGGAGAATGTTGGGGTAAAAATGGCGAAGAATGGAGCAATAGAG GTTGACGAATATTCACAGACATCTGTTCCTTCCATCTGGGCTGTTGGGGATGTCACTGACCGAATCAATTTGACTCCAGTTGCTTTGATGGAGGGAGGTGCATTGGCTAAAACTTTGTTTCAAAATGAGCCAACCAAGCCTGATTATAG AGCCGTTCCCTGCGCTGTTTTCTCCCAGCCACCGATCGGAACAGTTGGTCTAACTGAAGAGCAG GCCATAGAGCAATATGGTGATGTCGATGTTTACACATCAAACTTTAGGCCATTAAAGGCTACGCTTTCAGGACTTCCCGACCGGGTGTTCATGAAACTCATTGTCTGTGCAAACACCAATAAAGTTGTCGGTGTTCACATGTGTGGAGAAGATTCACCAGAAATCATCCAG GGATTTGGGGTTGCAGTAAAAGCTGGCTTAACTAAGGCCGACTTTGATGCTACAGTGGGTGTTCACCCCACAGCGTCTGAGGAGTTTGTCACTATGAGGACTCCAACCAGGAAAATCCGCAAAGACTCTCCTGAG GGGAAGGCAAGTCCTGAAGCTAAAGCAGCTGCTGGGGTGTAG